In a single window of the Elaeis guineensis isolate ETL-2024a chromosome 4, EG11, whole genome shotgun sequence genome:
- the LOC105037218 gene encoding probable aquaporin TIP1-1, protein MPISRIAIGTREEATHPSALRAALAELISTLIFVFAGQGSGMAFSKLTGGSSTTPAGLVAASLAHAFGLFVAVSVAANISGGHVNPAVTFGAFVGGNITLLRGILYWFAQLLGSTIACFLLRFSTGGLSTGTFGLTGVSVWEALVLEIVMTFGLVYTVYATAVDPKRGNLGTIAPIAIGFIVGANILAGGAFDGASMNPAVSFGPALVSWSWSDHWVYWVGPLIGGGLAGLVYEFFFISNTTSSSPAPTTEKELLLVLMLLAIPLLSACRGFNLPGSCFLFPSFVISSCIFFICLCPPPFVSVPSFSVSVDSKLVKRICVRFHIGLLRMMLSYVDGMVPVHKGLFSLSFAFYSFKLIFYYE, encoded by the exons atgccgATCTCTCGGATAGCGATCGGGACTCGGGAGGAGGCGACTCATCCGAGCGCCCTCAGAGCCGCTCTCGCTGAGTTAATCTCCACTCTAATCTTCGTCTTCGCCGGCCAGGGCTCTGGCATGGCTTTCA GCAAGCTGACCGGCGGCAGTTCGACCACGCCGGCGGGCCTGGTGGCAGCGTCGCTGGCGCACGCCTTCGGTCTGTTCGTGGCGGTGTCGGTGGCCGCCAACATCTCGGGCGGGCATGTCAACCCGGCTGTGACCTTCGGCGCCTTCGTCGGCGGCAACATCACTCTTCTCAGAGGGATTCTCTACTGGTTCGCTCAGCTCCTCGGCTCCACTATTGCCTGCTTCCTCCTTCGCTTCTCCACCGGCGGCCTCTCCACCGGCACCTTCGGCCTCACCGGCGTCAGCGTCTGGGAGGCGCTCGTCCTCGAGATCGTCATGACCTTCGGCCTAGTCTACACCGTGTACGCCACCGCCGTGGACCCCAAGAGGGGCAACCTCGGGACGATTGCACCGATTGCGATCGGTTTCATCGTGGGAGCCAACATCCTCGCCGGTGGGGCCTTCGACGGGGCGTCGATGAACCCGGCGGTGTCCTTCGGGCCGGCGCTGGTGAGCTGGTCCTGGAGCGACCACTGGGTCTACTGGGTCGGTCCGCTCATCGGCGGCGGCCTCGCCGGCCTCGTCTACGAGTTCTTCTTCATCTCCAACACCACGAGCAGCTCCCCAGCGCCGACTACTGAGAAAGAACTGTTGCTCGTTCTTATGTTGTTAGCAATTCCTCTTCTCTCGGCGTGCAGAGGGTTTAATTTGCCAGGCTCTTgttttctctttccttccttcgTGATCTCTTCATGTATCTTCTTTATTTGCCTTTGTCCTCCTCCATTTGTCTCGGTCCCTTCTTTCTCTGTTTCTGTAGATTCCAAGCTTGTGAAAAGAATTTGCGTCCGTTTCCATATTGGTCTTTTGCGTATGATGTTGAGCTACGTTGATGGAATGGTCCCTGTTCATAAaggtctcttttctctctctttcgccTTCTATTCTTTTAAGTTAATCTTTTATTATGAGTAA